The stretch of DNA CTTTACTGGAAATATGTATGTGTTTAGTTGACGTCAGAGTTGAATGTTGAATCTCTCTTGTCTTGGGTGAGACTACTGTCTTACTTTGGCAAGAAAGTGTGGGTTGTTCAAATGGAGATCCAGTAAACTATTTAAGGGGTCTCTTTCACACTAGAAAAAATACTAAATATGAACTGTTAGGGTTTttactgttgttgctgttgttgttgtgttgtttatgtttgtttctttttcaGACTGGTCTGCCAGTTGCTTTTTCTTTTATTATTCGACTGTTTTGTTCTTGATTGTAACATGTAAAATTGTATATGTAAAAACATGTACATGTCGAAAAAATATTGTATAATAAAACGTAGAGgtgattattatttattatcaaTATTCctgtttgtattttattttatttttttacaagagTATTAACTATTCCATATCCAATCTTCTTCTGCACCAGCCTGCATCGCCCAGACACTGTAtaaatacacaaaacaaatcATTTCCATGTTTCCCAAAACATTTCTAACATACATATTTTACGTAAAGCAGCCTGGTCCTGGTCTCTACTGCCTACATGATCTTTCTATCCTCCCCACATGGTTTGGCCACTAATGGATGTTTCTGTCGCTACTCCCAGACTCCCAGGTGTCATGTTACTCCAGTGCTCTGCTCTTCCTCTGACCAGCCATCGATCCCTGGGCTATAGATATTACCCCAGAGGAAGTAAGGGAGAGAAATTTAGATCTGTATAGGATTAGAAAAGGGGGACATTCTGAGAGTGCCCATGTCCATtgagctctctcttcctctctcttcctctctctctttctctctctctctttctctctctctctttctctctctctctccatttctctttcttcctccattctctctctctctcagtcctctcTTGTGTTTGTCTACAGTCAGGGGGGATAATCCTACTCCCATCtgctagagggagagagggggaggcacagGGAGAGTGAAATCAGATAATGGTGTTACACAATACCTTGCCTGGTTTCTATTTGAGCTCTTTCTTGAAATCGTTCtggtggggggaaggggtgggCATCACGAATGAGGATGgaggaaggtgaagaggagagaaggaaggaaggagagaaagacagaggggaggtAAGTGTCAGGTAAGCTGAGGTCTCTGTCTCTTGGCACGCTGTGCTCAGGAGCTTCCTGGAGTGAACAGCAGGTCCAGGTAATTAAAGTCAAGATGGATGAGTGCAGgattctcccccttctctgctcatcctctccccagcgtcgcccctccccctcacccccccccccctcttcagcccctgctgtccctctctcccccttaacCCCCTCAAGGCCTTCTCATGCCTCTCTGATTATTGTTATTCCAACACAAGGTGTCAGAGTTGAACCATACACATCCAAGCAAAACAAGAGATCATGTCACACCTCAACTCTTTATTTAAGCATTCATGAAATATTTCCTGTTAAAAATTCAACAGTCATTTTTGAAACAATGACTCATGTTTCCATCACATCACTCACCTTTTAACATTGCATGACACAACTCCACAATACACTAAAACTTGATAACAATCCTTTAACAATACATGATACAATGACACTCAAAGCTATTCACAAGTGATTACCAACTCTGGTTTGCATTTGTTATTACAAAATTTAAAAACATGTAATCATTCACTCTTTATAAAAAGTGCGAGAGTAAAATATAGCGAGAGTCAAGCATTAAGTCCTAGAAAACTCTTTCAACAAATACCCTTCAGCTTTTTATCAGACTATATTAAGCATGCAATTTATGTACAAGGATCATAAAGTTGATTCACAGATTGATAAATCCACTAACCCTCCACTATCGTGGACATCAATTAATTGCCGGATCTCAGGAGGATATATATATCTAcaatgtatttttgtttttataaaAACTTTTGACTTTGTAGCTCAGTGATATTGGTTACCAAATCATTCAGTGACACAGTGCTTTCTTACGTTAGTAAATATACATGACATGTGTTTAAGAGTTAATTACAACTATGTCATTTGGGAATAAGCAAATGAATGAATTAATGGTTACAAGAGTTGTTTCACTAAACTGGTAACTCTTTAATGGGAAATGTTTCCATTACCGGTTACGGTATGTATGGTTTGGGTGCCATCCAGCCTGCTGCGCTGGTCTGGTGCTCTGCTTACGCTGCCATCCAGCCTGCTGCGCTGGTCTGGTGCTCTGCTTACGCTCACTACTTTGCCACCTGGGACcccacctctgcccccccttcAGCCCCTATCACCGGCCCTAAGGTATGGtacactctctctgtttctggctCTGGTTTCAAAGCTTCATATTccccatccttattctttacaCCCAGGGCATCTGCCTTCAAGGTGTGGTACTCGTCCatgtcaacgcctggtttcagtCGGAGTTGCTCATACCCTCCTGCTCCACTAGAGGGTGCGTCCGTCATCTCGGCGCTGCGTTTTGGCTCTAGGGCTCCATCTTCACCACGGGGCGCTACAGCTTTCAAGGTGTCATACTCTGCCCCCTCACGTTTTTGGCGTAGCTCCTCGTAGCCTCCGTCTTCTCCGCCCGCCTTCACCCCCATCATCTGAACATCTTCATAAATCACTTTGGGAAAACAAAAGCACATTTACGAATGAAACGTGAAACTTGTGAAGCGCTTTTCTAAATGCTCAAAGAAGTTTCTCAGAGTGAACACACAGGGCAAAATCATTGAGTAATTTGTCTTAAAAGACTAGATAGGTAAAAGTCAGAGGAATTATGAAATTGAAGGgtagagaagggaaggaggttgTAATTGTGCTTTCCAGTCTATCCACTACTACCGTACTATTCAACATCTCAGGTAGATAATTGGAAGGCGCACTTACCATTGGCCGTCCTCCTCTTTTTGCACCTGAAGGCTATGATGAAAACTACAACCATCAAGACAAGCAGGACTGCTATGACGACCAACAGCATCAGCCATTTAATAGGTTCCCCGGAAGCTTGGACAAAGATGGAAATGGACAATACATTACATCAATCAAAGCGCTAATACCAGTATGCTTAACTGCAGGACCTTCTGTTAATACAGGGCCTTTGAACATAATGGAACTCACCAACATAGATGTTGCTCATAGATGTCCGTCCATCCTGCCATATAGCGCTGCATGCGTATCTTCCAGGCAGTATTTTATCACTGTAAGATGGACCCGTTTCCGTATATACCCATGGGCGGTCAAGCTCTTGGTAGTGCCAGCGATACTTGGTGCCATCGGGACACATGGAGCAAGTACAGGACATGGTCGTGGTCATGGAGAGAGATGCTCTCGGAGGGGCGTCTGTGGAATATAAACACAAAAGTGAGAATTTAAAGGAAGATAATTGAAATAAAACGATgtatttaaataaatacatggagAGTTTCTACAATTTCAAGGTTGTGaaggaatacacacacgcaggcacggcCAGGTCGTGCACAAGGctcacgtgcgcacacacacactcacacacacacacacacacacgcgcggggTGGAGAGGCTCATCCACGGCAAACCATGCCTACCCATGACAACCAGCTTCTGAGCCTCGGAGACGTGTTCGCGCGTTTCTCCAGTGGTGACCCCTTTGTAGGTGGCCTTACACTTGTACGACCCCTGGTCCGACTGCACCACACTGGCGATGGGGAAGAAAGCGTTGGAACCCTCCTGGATGGTTTTTCCGTCCTTATAGAACACGGCACGCTCAATCTTGTCGAGCCCCGGGATGATGCATTTCAAGGTCACAGGATCTCCCAACCTGGCTGGCCATGGGGTCTCCATCAGCACCTTCAGTTCTGGGAACAACGCAAAGCTGCAGGCTGAGGGATGCTACTGCACATGTCATTGCACTGTGGTTCTTGTTTTAGATCATATTCATGTTCACCAGCCcgggtagctgagatgtggttacttttccCTAACACAGATCATTCCTTGGGTTTGACCACTGAAATGTTGTCAGAACTACGCACTTCTGATTTGTCATCTTCTGCTGTAGGCCCACTTTCTATATATACTGTTCTCATGTTGTTTTGTACCTTTTTTCATTGTACATAAAGGGTATGGGTATACAGAGACATATTGACTACAAATATATACTCCATATACAGTATCTGGTGTTACCTGAAGTCCTAAGAGTGACCATGCTGCTCCTCTTCTGGTTGTTCTGATCACTGCACCAGTAGAGGCCCATGTTTTCCTCCAGTTCGTAGGGCTGGAACGCCACCTCAGTCTTGCTGGCAATCATCAAAGTCTTCTTCATTCTCATCTTGACGACCTTTCCATTCTTGTACACCCAGCAGGTCCAGCCCTCAAGCCCATCTTCTACCTCCAGGTTCAGCGTGACTGAACTGCCCCTTTGGATTACTGGTCGGCCCGAACGGATGGAGAGAATtgaaggagggaggtaggctGTGAAGGttgtggggtgggtaggggagtgagtgagggtggggttgaagggtgtggtgaggtggtgaCGGGAGGCGGTGTGGTGTGGGGAGGGTAGGTGAGTGGGTTGAGTGTAgtgtggggtgggtaggggagtgagtgggtggggttgaagggtgtggtgaggtggggAATGGGGGCAGAGGCGGTGTGGTGTGGGGAGAGTAGGTGAGTGGGTTGAGTGTAgtgtggggtgggtaggggagtgcgtgagtgagtgagtgagtgagggtggggttgaagggtgtggtgaggtggggAATGGGGGCGgaggtggtgtggtgtggggagGGTAGGTGAGTGGGTTGAGTGTAgtgtggggtgggtaggggagtgagtgagggtggggttgaagggtgtggtgaggtggtgaCGGGAGGTGGTGTGGAGTGGGTAGGTGAGTGGGTTGAGTGTAGTGTGGGGTGGATATGGGAGTGGGTTGAGTGTAGTGTGGGGTGGGTATGGGAGTGGGGAATGTGAGAACGGTAAAGAGGAAGGGGTTGAGGGGAAACACAAGGAATACATTgttattatttatgttttttggtAAACAAGTACAAGCCTAAACACAAGCCTACAGTTTAAAGGACTTACTGAGGAATGATCAAGATGACTAAGCATAAAGTATTCCAGTGTATAAGTCAAAGCAGGCCTTCTGTATTTACCCAGAACAGAGATGTTGAAGTTGTCACTACTCTGTCCGTTGGACTCACAGCGATAGGAGCCAGAGTTTTTTGCAGATATTGCAGTCCTCTGCCAGTCCAAGTTTTGTTCAGGTGACTGGATGTTGTTGAAGAACCATTGCACTGAAGGACCACCGTTGTTACATGTCAACTTCAATGTATCCCCGGCGTAAACTTGATATAAATTTGGGACCATGGAAACTAAAAAGGGGAGAGTCAAATACACAGTGAcaatgggggaggggagggtattaaaaagtgtaaatgtaatgtagagtTGCAAGTCAGTTAACAATGTTATGCTGCCATCTACTGGGTATGTGAGAAGTAACttttaaaggttaaataaataggaaatagagagaggggagagagagaaacagaacagaacaacaGCGTGTAAGAACAAGGTGTTTATGGCGTTATTTGACGTGCTACTCCCTCACCATGAGGTTTCTGAGTCCTGACCAGGGTGAGCAGCACTGTAGAAAAATCAGAATACAGACTCTTTGGTTACCGTGGCAAAACTGTGCACACACTAACATCAGCAAATCGTCTGCCACAAATAACTCTCTGTGAGAATAGAAGAAGCATTTAAGAAGGTCTAAACATAACAGAACCATTTTCAGCTCTTTCCGATGCTGTTTGTAACTCTGTATGGTTCTATCTGACTTAGATAGGGTTCTTTAGAGAACCCTTTAGAGAACCCTAGTGAGAGCttctttacatttatgcatttatcatttacatttatgcatttagcatttacatttatacatttagcatttacatttatacatttagcatttacatttatgcatttagcagacgcttttatccaaaaacgacttccaagagagagctttacaaaagagcataggtcactgatcataacaacgagatagccccaaacattgtgagcagccaaaacatgaagcacacattgtggaaaaccaaataagtgccaaagggaagaaccataagagcatgcagttaaacaagttacaattaaacaacatgaaactcaaaaagtgcaagagtgtacctgtagaaaaacaatcaacagtcaaatatttcacagcgaggacaagaatttaaaaccgttacaactaaccaacaagagcaacaagtctctcaataagagtcattgagATCCTGGagaaaactaacatcaggtacagccaagcattcctaagtgccgttgtactcccggaacaagtgcgtcttgagccttttcttgaaggtggggagacagtcagtgtccctgatggaggtggggagttgattccaccattggggggccagacaggagaagagcttgtgttgggaccgggcgctcttgagtagtgggaccaccagacggttgtcagaagaagaccgtaggtggcgggggggggggggggggggtgtaaggctggaggagagacttgatgtagtcgggtgcagtcccgttcaccgctcggaaggtcagtaccagagtcttgaatctgatacggcccgtgatgggaagccagtggagggagatgaggagcagggtaacatgggagcgtctgggtagattgaagaccagacgggctgctgcgttctgaatcctctggagagggcgggttgcgcatgctggagACTTTTgttgtggaagtttttgagagaatcaatcgtttaagctgaagtcgggtgaagtacagagttaatgtttatttgacgtagatttgaacataataacgttatcaacataacatcatcgacacacaaacataagacaataacacaaagacaattctatacagctccatctagcattctagaatggaaccgggagaatccagcccaccagcactacccagctgatggccctgaaccccccagaacattcttcaacagaccattttatagatacgacagttctcaaaagtcattggtccatcctacagacatgcagctataccaaatctcttctgtcattggttaaatccttagaacaatacagttgaatccacattgtcttcagaccaactgtctcttccccccaggtgacaagaactctctcaggtcacccagacttcccgtctcttagacttcacgtctcctagctaGGTGTCAtacaactacaggtggcatctctaccaaatggagtttaatcaacatacattgtatcaagcttcttaaccaactgtaaacttatcctaaaacacattcattgtacataggcccaaaatttctttcacattcccacactttttctttttgtacAATTAATGTCAACCAACAGTAGTAAACAATTCTTTAAAAACCAAAAAATCTAGCTTCAATACAATTCCTAATCAGGATACAAAATGTCATAGTGTAGTAGTCGTCTCTTGttgcgtgtgcgcatgtgttaGGCAATTACCCTTCCGTTGTAtcaattttgaaactgcaattcCTTCGCTTGCACATACCCGCCACCGTCGCTGCTGATTCTGTCTGTAAACTGTGACAAATGCCGTTGccattcttcctgtctttcaggaCACTCACGAAACCACAGCCTTGATCTTTCCGATCCAAGCGCTGTCTTTCTGGCAATTTTTGCAGACATTATTAAACAGACGGCGGACTAGCACATTCGGAAGAAAAAATTATGTGTATTTTTATGGATTAGTTCTTTTCTTATCTTATACTCCTCGTTgtttcaaacaaacatttaacacaAAAGACAAACTTATACAATTTCCTCACTTTTTCTTTAACTTCTCTTTCCTCACATAAAAGAGAAGTCGGGATTCAAATTCTACATAGAAAACTCCACATCAAATTAGCCGTTTACATATACATCCAAATCCTGGTCGGCAATCTGCAACTCGCCCATTTGGTTAGGATTTATTAACAAATGTTTGCCATGTATTTGTCTACCACCAGACTTAGAATtaatcataacacacacatctcagtagCAATAAACTAATGCAGAACTCGTAACCCCTAATGGGACTCAAGATCCTTTGTATGACTTCAACGCAACGGGCCTCGAACCCTTTAACATGTATTAGTATACTTAGTAATTACATGACTTCAATAGATAGCTCATACAATTCCAAAATATCGGAATAATatgtatttgtgagaaagaaaaaaatcggTAACTAGATATGACAATTTCAACCAATCCATTTACAGATCAGGATCCACTGTGAGTTTCGAGAACATTCCACATTACCCatacactcatccacacacccatggaTGGACAAACATATGCACTATGCATATGACAACTGGCGCAGCAAGAAATAAACTGGCCATCTGCATCTTTGAACTAcacaaagactaaacacagaccacaactgcatctttgaactactcaaagactaaacacagagGATTTACAGTAGGAATCTTATTTTTACTGAATTGAATGGGATGTATGTTTTTTTAGGTATATTTTATTATTGTATGTACATATtttggcaaatgttttttttttttttcattataaATGTCACATAAATTCAGAAAATTAAAAGAAGTATATATTTCTTACAGAAATCATGTACAAGGACTATTAAAAACACTTCAAGAAGAGCGGTTTGTGACAGAAATAGATATTTTAATCTTGGGCGAGTTGAATAGTTTATGAAAATCCTCTCTTTGAATTTTTTCATGGAAGAATTTAATGATAAGAAATTGATATTCCACCCAACCAATAAGTTCTATATTAGTTCAAATGTCACTTAGTCCTACTTCAAAGCTTTTTAATTATGTTTAATGCGCACACAGAACATAGAGGCAAATTTTCAATATGAGgataatatatattattggcTGTAATATATAATTTTGACTTTGTTTTCATGTGATATTTATAATTGTATGACTCATGTTagttttgtttttcatttccTTATCATTAGAATCCAAAATGCCAAATTCTTCACAGCCATCTCGTTACCTGATTACCTCAGTAAGACTGNNNNNNNNNNNNNNNNNNNNNNNNNNNNNNNNNNNNNNNNNNNNNNNNNNNNNNNNNNNNNNNNNNNNNNNNNNNNNNNNNNNNNNNNNNNNNNNNNNNNNNNNNNNNNNNNNNNNNNNNNNNNNNNNNNNNNNNNNNNNNNNNNNNNNNNNNNNNNNNNNNNNNNNNNNNNNNNNNNNNNNNNNNNNNNNNNNNNNNNNAATTTGTAAATGTGGAGAAGATGTAAGATGACATAACATGGCGCTCGTCAGTGGTTAGCTGTGTAATGATGTGAGGAAGTCTACTCTGGTAACTAACTCTATACCGGTCCTGACACTACCTCAAGCCTGGTGGTGAAGGCCTCTCTTTGGGGCTGCTCTGACATGATACAGCCCCCtgcacacccccctccccacccctgtctTTTGGTGCAGTGTGATTTCATAATGTGATGCTGTATAGCTGTCTCCAAGATTCACCAATGCTTTATTTGCATGACAATAACATTTTGCTGTTGCTATAGAAGTCATACATttagctctgtctctctctccctctgtttttctctccttctctgtcttcccgttctctctgtctgtt from Osmerus eperlanus chromosome 12, fOsmEpe2.1, whole genome shotgun sequence encodes:
- the LOC134031828 gene encoding uncharacterized protein LOC134031828, with the protein product MVPNLYQVYAGDTLKLTCNNGGPSVQWFFNNIQSPEQNLDWQRTAISAKNSGSYRCESNGQSSDNFNISVLAYLPPSILSIRSGRPVIQRGSSVTLNLEVEDGLEGWTCWVYKNGKVVKMRMKKTLMIASKTEVAFQPYELEENMGLYWCSDQNNQKRSSMVTLRTSELKVLMETPWPARLGDPVTLKCIIPGLDKIERAVFYKDGKTIQEGSNAFFPIASVVQSDQGSYKCKATYKGVTTGETREHVSEAQKLVVMDAPPRASLSMTTTMSCTCSMCPDGTKYRWHYQELDRPWVYTETGPSYSDKILPGRYACSAIWQDGRTSMSNIYVASGEPIKWLMLLVVIAVLLVLMVVVFIIAFRCKKRRTANVIYEDVQMMGVKAGGEDGGYEELRQKREGAEYDTLKAVAPRGEDGALEPKRSAEMTDAPSSGAGGYEQLRLKPGVDMDEYHTLKADALGVKNKDGEYEALKPEPETERVYHTLGPVIGAEGGAEVGSQVAK